The proteins below come from a single Aegilops tauschii subsp. strangulata cultivar AL8/78 chromosome 6, Aet v6.0, whole genome shotgun sequence genomic window:
- the LOC109751355 gene encoding subtilisin-like protease SBT1.4, with translation MELSLTPLAALCVLLAFVVVAAPVAATEVEVEIRTAEVQSSYIVHVAAGHAPRLPRRGLLTTRAYGSFLREHIPVELSTPAPRVLYSYSHAATGFAARLTGRQAARLASSVSVLAVVPDVMQELHTTLTPSFLGLSPSSGLLPESNGASDVVIGVLDTGVYPEGRASFSADPSLPPLPPGKFRGGCVSGPSFNGSALCNNKLVGAKFFHKGQKAARGSAFGEDSESPLDTNGHGTHTSSTAGGSAVADAAFYDYARGKAVGMAPGARIAVYKVCWKGCASSDILAAFDEAIADGVDVISLSLGSNGKAPDFYSDTTAVGAFRAVSKGIVVSASAGNSGPRESTAVNVAPWFLTVGASTLNRQFPADVVLGNGETFTGTSLYAGEPLSATKKPLVHAGDVGSKICEEGKLNSTMVAGKIVFCDPGVYARAAKEQAVKLAGGAGAIFGSPEAYGEQAMTSAYVHPATAVTFAAAEKIKKYISAQTSPTATIVFHGTVVGPTPPSPRMASFSSRGPNTRAVEIFKPDVTMPGVDILAAWTGANSPSELASDTRRVKYNIISGTSMSCPHVSGIAALLRQARPEWSPAMIKSALMTTAYNMDNAGAVIGDMSTGKASTPFARGAGHVDPNRAVDPGLVYDAGTEDYITFLCALGYTDKQIAVFSSSTNCSTRAGSSVGDHNYPAFSVVFTTNKLAVVRQRRVVRNVGGDARATYRAKVTAPDGVLVTVSPRTLRFTATQKTQEYVVTFAQRIFGGVKGNHTFGSIEWSDRKHTVTSPIAITWPASKFAWVDQEALLYLISKKAKFKKKYSKIRVYKPIHLPHRAVEVTTQCHKYLGPKAGGDGSTMEKHVSWWCWFQRSHRVCFFRKGG, from the exons ATGGAGCTCAGTCTCACACCACTCGCGGCTCTGTGCGTCCTGCTCGCCTTCGTCGTCGTAGCCGCTCCGGTGGCGGCAACGGAGGTAGAGGTGGAGATCAGGACGGCGGAGGTACAGTCTTCCTACATCGTGCACGTCGCGGCCGGGCACGCGCCACGGCTGCCGCGCCGTGGTCTGCTGACCACCCGGGCGTACGGCTCGTTCCTGCGCGAGCACATCCCCGTCGAGCTCTCCACCCCGGCGCCGAGGGTGCTCTACTCCTACTCGCACGCCGCCACCGGCTTCGCGGCGCGCCTCACGGGCCGCCAGGCCGCGCGCCTCGCGTCCTCGGTCTCCGTGCTCGCCGTCGTGCCCGACGTGATGCAGGAGCTGCACACCACCCTGACGCCGTCCTTCCTCGGCCTCTCGCCGTCCTCCGGGCTGCTCCCGGAGTCCAACGGCGCCAGCGACGTCGTCATCGGGGTCCTCGACACCGGCGTGTACCCGGAAGGCCGCGCGTCCTTCTCCGCCGACCCGTCGCTGCCGCCGTTGCCGCCCGGCAAGTTCCGCGGCGGGTGCGTCTCGGGACCATCGTTCAACGGCTCCGCGCTCTGCAACAACAAACTCGTCGGCGCCAAGTTCTTCCACAAGGGGCAGAAAGCTGCGCGCGGCAGTGCGTTCGGTGAGGACTCGGAGTCGCCGCTCGACACCAACGGCCATGGTACCCAcacctcctccaccgccggcGGCTCTGCTGTTGCCGACGCAGCCTTCTACGACTATGCCAGAGGAAAAGCCGTCGGCATGGCCCCGGGTGCGCGCATTGCCGTCTACAAAGTGTGCTGGAAAGGGTGCGCGAGCTCTGACATCCTCGCCGCGTTTGATGAAGCCATCGCGGACGGTGTCGACGTTATCTCTCTCTCCCTCGGCTCCAACGGCAAGGCCCCAGACTTTTACAGCGATACGACCGCCGTGGGCGCGTTCCGCGCCGTAAGCAAGGGCATCGTCGTCTCCGCTTCCGCGGGAAACTCGGGCCCCAGAGAGTCCACCGCTGTCAACGTCGCGCCATGGTTCTTGACGGTCGGCGCGTCCACCCTCAATCGCCAATTCCCGGCCGACGTCGTTCTCGGCAACGGCGAGACCTTCACGGGTACTTCTCTCTACGCGGGCGAGCCGCTGAGCGCGACCAAGAAACCATTGGTCCACGCAGGGGACGTGGGCTCGAAAATTTGCGAAGAAGGGAAGCTGAACTCCACCATGGTAGCCGGGAAGATCGTCTTCTGCGACCCCGGTGTGTACGCCCGGGCTGCGAAAGAACAAGCCGTAAAGCTCGCCGGTGGTGCCGGAGCAATTTTCGGTAGCCCCGAAGCATACGGCGAGCAGGCCATGACTAGCGCCTATGTCCACCCAGCCACGGCTGTCACATTTGCCGCTGCCGAGAAGATCAAGAAGTACATAAGCGCGCAGACATCGCCTACCGCGACGATTGTGTTCCATGGCACCGTGGTCGGCCCGACGCCTCCTTCCCCTAGAATGGCGTCCTTTTCGAGCCGCGGCCCCAACACCCGCGCAGTGGAGATCTTCAAGCCGGACGTGACCATGCCAGGCGTGGACATCCTCGCCGCTTGGACGGGGGCTAACTCACCCTCGGAGCTCGCCAGCGACACGAGGCGAGTGAAGTACAACATCATATCGGGCACGTCCATGTCATGCCCGCACGTGAGCGGCATCGCCGCGCTGCTCCGGCAGGCGAGACCGGAGTGGAGCCCCGCCATGATCAAGTCTGCCCTGATGACCACCGCGTACAACATGGACAACGCTGGCGCCGTCATCGGCGACATGTCCACCGGCAAAGCGTCCACGCCATTCGCACGAGGGGCCGGGCACGTCGACCCCAACCGCGCGGTCGACCCGGGATTGGTGTACGATGCCGGCACGGAGGACTACATCACCTTCCTGTGCGCGCTGGGCTACACGGACAAGCAGATCGCCGTATTCAGCTCGTCCACCAACTGCTCTACGCGCGCGGGCTCCTCCGTCGGCGACCACAACTATCCAGCATTCTCGGTGGTGTTCACCACGAACAAACTCGCTGTCGTCAGGCAGCGCCGCGTCGTGCGCAACGTCGGCGGCGATGCCAGGGCTACGTAcagggccaaggtgactgccccCGACGGCGTGCTCGTCACGGTGAGCCCCCGGACGCTGAGGTTCACCGCGACGCAGAAGACGCAAGAGTACGTGGTCACCTTTGCGCAACGAATCTTCGGGGGCGTCAAGGGGAATCACACGTTCGGGTCGATCGAGTGGAGCGACCGCAAGCACACGGTGACGAGCCCCATCGCCATCACCTGGCCAGCGAGCAAG TTCGCGTGGGTGGACCAAGAGGCCTTGCTTTATTTAATTTCAAAGAAAGCCAAGTTCAAAAAGAAATATTCAAAGATTCGTGTATACAAGCCAATACACCTACCACACCG GGCAGTGGAGGTGACGACGCAATGTCATAAATAT